The bacterium genome includes a region encoding these proteins:
- the secA gene encoding preprotein translocase subunit SecA, producing MGLLKKVFGTKFSRDVKRVLPLVDRINAHFDELVNLQDSNFRACFEEADPDAELVGIAQNFTDPELRRWIAALTRWTRGLQRRLREGWNEAKEKGTPEKEYWDEALDDDTLVEAYAGVKTACHVLKKFGASWDVVGHDTVWDMVHFDVQLIGAIFMHRNAITEMATGEGKTLVATMPLYLNALPGRGAHLVTVNDYLAKRDAAWMGGVYNTLGLTVGCIQHDMEPQERRVAYACDITYGTNNEFGFDYLRDNGTATTPEQLVQRGHYFAIVDEVDSVLIDEARTPLIISGPAPESTHRFDKLNPLVRELFRKQHTQVTKLLTEADQLMKDETSESDRLSAEKLLLVRLGSPKNRRLLKILEDPTIQRQIQGVENELMVSKGLSDFKEELFYSIEEKSFATDLTEKGRQALSPGTPERFTMPDIDALMEEVDALEMDPVQKEEHRKTVIDDAALRTEEIQNIIQLCKAYTLYERDVDYVVKDNRVLIVDQFTGRLMPGRRYSEGLHQALEAKEGVQIERETITLATITLQNYFRLYEKLAGMTGTAETEAQEFGDIYKLEVNVIPTNEPVRRVDYDDLIYKSRREKYAAVIEEIEKIRAAGRPVLVGTVSVDVSETLSRLLKRQNIPHSVLNAKQHQSEAEIVREAGQAGRVTIATNMAGRGTDIKLGSGVVWCLYPEDHPLAGKGLCCIRCRRETADGEIHAYECSTCPKILAQCESATQKAPPAAYKMPCGLVVDPGNPPSDDSALRNFSKNTELVPCGLHIIGTERHDARRIDRQLRGRSGRQGDSGSSRFYLSVEDNLMRLFGSERIATAMERAGVEEGEPIFHPLITKTIGTAQKRVEDYHYGVRKRTLEYDDVVNKQREVIYELRRRILEGRELKDHILGLMEEAVEVKLDEIASDDLPADDWDLDGLRGWYMTTFPALLKPEELESTARDKGREGLYETLRFGIEKAYEMRESEYEPDQMHLLERFVLLSHLDTAWKEHLNYLDALREGIGLRSYGQRDPLVEYKKEAFEAFSEMMDTVNDEVVNRFFRYRLTSQTAERARRRQESFANTPEPGAGQQPSSGKTSRKSKLDEEGKKLGRNDPCPCGSGKKYKKCCWDKDHGH from the coding sequence ATGGGGCTTCTAAAAAAGGTCTTCGGCACGAAGTTCAGCCGCGACGTCAAACGCGTACTGCCCCTCGTGGACCGGATAAATGCCCACTTTGACGAACTCGTCAACCTGCAGGACAGCAATTTCCGCGCCTGCTTCGAGGAGGCCGACCCCGACGCCGAGCTGGTCGGGATAGCCCAAAACTTCACCGACCCCGAGCTGCGCCGCTGGATCGCCGCCCTCACCCGCTGGACCAGGGGATTGCAGCGACGGTTGCGGGAGGGGTGGAACGAGGCGAAGGAGAAGGGCACCCCGGAGAAGGAATACTGGGACGAGGCGCTGGACGACGACACCCTCGTCGAGGCCTACGCGGGCGTCAAGACGGCCTGCCACGTGCTGAAAAAATTCGGCGCGAGCTGGGACGTTGTGGGGCACGACACGGTATGGGACATGGTGCACTTCGATGTGCAGCTCATCGGCGCCATTTTCATGCACCGCAACGCCATCACCGAGATGGCCACCGGCGAGGGCAAGACCCTGGTGGCCACCATGCCCCTCTACCTGAACGCCCTCCCCGGCCGCGGGGCCCACCTGGTGACCGTCAACGACTACCTGGCGAAACGAGACGCGGCCTGGATGGGCGGCGTTTACAACACCCTCGGGCTCACCGTGGGCTGCATCCAGCACGACATGGAGCCGCAGGAACGCCGGGTGGCCTACGCCTGCGACATCACCTACGGCACCAACAACGAGTTCGGCTTCGACTACCTGCGCGACAACGGCACCGCCACTACCCCCGAGCAGCTCGTCCAGCGCGGCCACTACTTCGCCATCGTGGACGAGGTGGACTCGGTGCTAATAGATGAGGCGCGCACGCCCCTCATCATCTCCGGACCCGCCCCCGAGTCCACCCACCGCTTCGACAAGCTCAACCCCCTCGTCCGCGAGCTCTTCCGCAAGCAGCACACCCAGGTGACCAAGCTCCTGACCGAGGCCGACCAGTTGATGAAGGACGAGACCTCCGAATCCGACCGGCTTAGCGCCGAAAAGCTGCTGCTGGTCCGGCTGGGCTCCCCGAAGAACCGGCGCCTGTTGAAGATACTGGAGGACCCGACGATCCAGCGCCAGATCCAGGGGGTGGAGAACGAACTGATGGTCTCCAAGGGCCTCTCGGATTTCAAGGAGGAGCTCTTCTACTCCATCGAGGAGAAATCCTTCGCCACCGACCTCACCGAGAAGGGGCGTCAGGCCCTTTCCCCGGGCACCCCCGAACGCTTCACCATGCCCGACATAGACGCCCTCATGGAGGAGGTGGACGCCCTGGAGATGGACCCCGTGCAGAAGGAGGAGCACCGCAAAACGGTCATAGACGATGCCGCCCTGCGCACGGAGGAAATCCAGAACATCATCCAGCTCTGCAAGGCTTACACGCTCTACGAGCGCGACGTGGACTACGTCGTCAAGGACAACCGGGTGCTCATCGTGGACCAGTTCACCGGGCGGCTGATGCCGGGCCGGCGCTACTCCGAGGGGCTCCACCAGGCCCTGGAGGCCAAGGAGGGGGTGCAGATAGAGCGGGAGACCATAACCCTCGCCACCATCACCCTGCAGAACTACTTCCGGCTCTACGAAAAGCTCGCCGGGATGACCGGCACCGCCGAGACCGAGGCCCAGGAGTTCGGCGACATCTACAAGCTCGAGGTCAACGTCATCCCCACCAACGAGCCGGTCCGCCGGGTGGATTACGACGACCTCATCTACAAGAGCCGGCGGGAGAAGTACGCGGCGGTCATCGAGGAAATCGAAAAGATACGCGCGGCCGGCCGGCCGGTCCTGGTGGGCACCGTCTCGGTGGACGTCTCGGAGACCCTCTCCCGGCTGCTGAAACGGCAGAACATCCCCCACAGCGTCCTCAACGCCAAGCAACACCAGAGCGAGGCGGAGATTGTGCGCGAGGCGGGCCAGGCGGGTCGGGTGACCATCGCCACCAACATGGCGGGCCGCGGCACCGACATCAAGCTCGGGTCCGGCGTCGTCTGGTGCCTCTACCCCGAGGACCACCCCCTGGCCGGGAAGGGGCTCTGTTGCATAAGGTGCCGCCGCGAGACGGCCGATGGCGAGATTCACGCCTACGAATGCTCCACCTGCCCGAAAATTCTGGCCCAATGCGAAAGTGCAACGCAGAAGGCCCCTCCGGCCGCCTACAAGATGCCCTGCGGCCTGGTGGTGGACCCGGGGAATCCGCCGTCGGACGACTCCGCCCTGCGCAACTTCTCCAAGAACACCGAGCTCGTACCCTGCGGCCTGCACATCATCGGTACGGAACGCCACGACGCCCGCCGCATTGACCGGCAGCTCCGCGGCCGCTCCGGGCGCCAGGGCGATTCCGGCTCCTCCAGGTTCTACCTCTCCGTGGAGGACAACCTGATGCGCCTCTTCGGCTCGGAGCGCATCGCCACGGCCATGGAGCGCGCCGGGGTCGAGGAGGGTGAGCCCATCTTCCACCCGCTCATCACCAAGACCATCGGCACGGCCCAGAAGCGCGTCGAGGATTACCACTACGGCGTCCGCAAGCGCACCCTGGAGTACGACGACGTGGTCAACAAGCAGCGCGAGGTCATCTATGAGCTCCGGCGCCGCATCCTCGAGGGGCGCGAGCTCAAGGACCACATCCTCGGCCTGATGGAGGAGGCCGTCGAGGTCAAGCTGGACGAAATCGCCTCCGACGACCTCCCCGCCGACGACTGGGACCTGGACGGCCTGCGCGGCTGGTACATGACCACCTTCCCCGCCCTGTTGAAGCCCGAGGAGCTGGAGTCCACGGCCCGGGATAAAGGGCGAGAGGGGCTTTACGAGACCCTGCGCTTCGGAATCGAGAAGGCCTACGAGATGCGCGAGTCCGAGTACGAGCCGGACCAGATGCACCTGTTGGAACGCTTCGTGCTCCTGTCCCACCTGGACACCGCCTGGAAGGAGCACCTGAACTACCTGGACGCCCTGCGGGAGGGCATCGGCCTGCGCTCCTACGGTCAGCGCGACCCCCTCGTCGAGTACAAGAAGGAGGCCTTCGAGGCTTTCAGCGAGATGATGGACACGGTCAACGACGAGGTGGTCAACCGCTTCTTCCGTTACCGCCTCACCTCGCAGACCGCTGAGCGGGCCCGCCGGCGGCAGGAATCTTTCGCCAACACGCCGGAGCCGGGCGCCGGGCAGCAGCCCTCCTCGGGGAAGACATCGCGGAAGAGCAAGCTCGACGAGGAGGGGAAAAAGCTGGGCCGTAACGACCCCTGCCCCTGCGGCTCGGGGAAGAAGTACAAGAAGTGCTGCTGGGACAAGGACCACGGGCATTAA
- a CDS encoding Minf_1886 family protein has protein sequence MSEPLDKFDEVFGDLDHSYSHRAYRFVLAAVGHLVGRLSEPRHITGQELLVGLVDLGRNHFGPLAGEVFAEWGVKKPLDFGKIVFELVRVGLLGKTAEDDLHDFEKFPGFSRIGKDYDWLGEVPPEDER, from the coding sequence ATGAGTGAGCCCCTGGACAAGTTCGACGAGGTCTTCGGCGACCTCGACCATAGTTACTCGCACCGGGCCTACCGCTTCGTCCTGGCCGCGGTGGGTCACCTCGTCGGCCGGCTTTCCGAGCCGCGGCACATCACGGGGCAGGAGCTCCTCGTCGGGCTGGTTGACCTGGGCCGCAACCACTTCGGGCCGCTCGCCGGCGAGGTTTTTGCCGAGTGGGGGGTCAAGAAGCCGCTGGATTTCGGCAAGATTGTCTTCGAGCTCGTCCGGGTGGGCCTCTTGGGCAAGACCGCCGAGGACGACCTGCACGATTTCGAGAAATTCCCGGGATTCTCCCGCATCGGGAAGGACTACGACTGGCTCGGTGAGGTACCGCCCGAGGACGAGCGATGA
- a CDS encoding DUF362 domain-containing protein, with translation MASRVHLLCLTESRRKSSLTLFVPMLRTAGLAGVIGEGDITAIKLHVGEPGNLAYIRPPYAEAVVDLVRELGGKPFLTDSTTLYTGRRRNGLDLMRTAERHGFAGVNTGAPFLPADGLKGDEAVTVPSPVEGNPPVHLAAAVAKADTLVCLSHFKGHELTGFGGALKNLGMGCSTKAGKFYLHNQSKPFVDAKRCTGCGRCLEWCASEAIRIEDGTAAILETSCTGCAHCLMSCPENAIRFKWDRAPAEVQRRIAEYAAALVKTVRGKVFFVNFVTDVSPACDCYPFNGPPLVADLGILAGTDPVAVDAASWRLVNEAPALPGSAAEGAEPGEDKFRHIYRDVDAGVQLVEAQRLGLGTTAFELVQEVGRG, from the coding sequence ATGGCCTCCCGGGTGCATCTGTTGTGCCTGACCGAGAGCCGCCGGAAAAGCTCCCTGACCCTCTTCGTCCCAATGCTGAGGACTGCCGGCCTGGCCGGCGTCATCGGCGAGGGCGACATCACCGCGATCAAGCTCCACGTGGGCGAGCCGGGCAATCTGGCCTACATCCGCCCCCCCTACGCGGAGGCGGTGGTGGACCTGGTTCGGGAGCTCGGGGGTAAGCCGTTCCTGACCGATTCGACTACACTCTACACCGGCCGGCGCCGCAACGGGCTGGACCTCATGCGCACGGCGGAGCGCCACGGTTTCGCCGGCGTGAACACCGGCGCGCCCTTCCTCCCGGCCGACGGCCTGAAAGGCGACGAGGCCGTAACGGTGCCGTCGCCCGTGGAGGGGAACCCGCCGGTGCACCTGGCCGCCGCCGTGGCCAAGGCCGACACCCTGGTCTGCCTGAGCCACTTCAAGGGCCACGAGTTGACCGGTTTCGGCGGGGCGCTCAAGAACCTGGGCATGGGTTGCTCCACCAAGGCGGGCAAGTTCTACCTGCACAACCAATCCAAGCCCTTCGTGGACGCAAAGCGCTGCACGGGTTGCGGCCGGTGCCTGGAGTGGTGCGCCTCCGAGGCGATAAGAATCGAAGACGGGACCGCCGCAATCCTGGAAACGAGCTGCACCGGCTGCGCCCACTGCCTCATGTCCTGCCCGGAAAACGCCATCCGCTTCAAGTGGGACCGGGCGCCGGCCGAGGTGCAGCGGCGCATCGCCGAGTACGCCGCCGCCCTGGTGAAAACCGTCAGGGGCAAGGTTTTCTTCGTCAACTTCGTCACCGACGTGAGCCCGGCCTGCGACTGCTACCCTTTCAACGGGCCGCCCCTGGTGGCCGACCTGGGCATCCTGGCCGGCACCGACCCGGTGGCCGTGGACGCCGCGAGCTGGCGATTGGTCAACGAGGCCCCCGCCCTACCCGGCTCGGCGGCCGAGGGCGCGGAACCTGGAGAGGACAAATTCCGTCATATATACCGGGACGTGGACGCGGGGGTCCAGCTAGTCGAGGCTCAGAGGCTGGGACTCGGCACGACGGCGTTCGAGCTCGTTCAGGAGGTCGGCCGTGGGTAA